One window from the genome of Rhinolophus ferrumequinum isolate MPI-CBG mRhiFer1 chromosome 22, mRhiFer1_v1.p, whole genome shotgun sequence encodes:
- the DPM3 gene encoding dolichol-phosphate mannosyltransferase subunit 3: MTKLAQWLWALALLGSVWAALTMGALGLELPLSCREVLWPLPAYLLVSAGCYALGTVGYRVATFHDCEDAARELQSQIQEARADLARRGMRF; this comes from the coding sequence ATGACGAAATTAGCGCAGTGGCTTTGGGCACTGGCGCTCCTGGGCTCCGTCTGGGCGGCCCTGACCATGGGAGCCCTGGGCCTGGAGCTGCCCTTGTCATGTCGGGAGGTCCTGTGGCCACTGCCCGCCTACTTGCTGGTGTCCGCCGGCTGCTATGCCCTGGGCACTGTGGGCTATCGCGTGGCCACTTTTCATGACTGCGAGGACGCCGCCCGCGAGTTGCAGAGCCAGATACAGGAGGCCCGAGCCGACTTAGCCCGCAGGGGGATGCGCTTCTGA
- the LOC117014572 gene encoding 60S ribosomal protein L37a-like, whose product MRVGRRAGRPGGDATEQKAVEVTFLGSGLVCGDVAKRTKKVGVGKYGTRYGTSLRKMVKKIEISQHAKYTCSICGKTKMKRRAVGIWPCGSCLKTVAGGAWSANTTSVTVKSTIRRLNELKDQ is encoded by the exons ATGCGAGTGGGGAGGCGGGCTGGCCGGCCGGGAGGTGATGCCACAGAACAGAAGGCGGTGGAAG TGACCTTTCTGGGTTCTGGCCTGGTGTGCGGGGATGTGGCTAAACGCACAAAGAAGGTCGGCGTTGGTAAATATGGGACCCGTTATGGCACCTCCCTCAGGAAAATggtgaagaaaattgaaatcagcCAGCACGCCAAGTACACCTGCTCCATTTGTGGCAAAACCAAGATGAAGAGACGAGCTGTGGGGATCTGGCCTTGTGGTTCCTGCCTGAAAACAGTAGCTGGTGGTGCCTGGAGCGCCAACACCACTTCTGTCACAGTCAAGTCCACCATCAGACGACTGAATGAACTGAAAGACCAGTAG